A stretch of DNA from Gottschalkia acidurici 9a:
GATTGAAATAATCCAACACCAATAGACATAGTTCCCATAAACATCACTATACTTAGTAAAACTGAATTTTCATTTAAAGTAGACATTAGCATCAACCCTAAACTTGTAAGCACTAGTCCTATAAAAGTTAATATCTCTGAACCAATCTTATCTGATAAGTGTCCACTAATGGGTGCTACTACAGTTAAAATCAAAGGATAAATCATAAGTATTAACCCAGCATGTTGTGGTGTATATGACATTACATCTTGAAGATAAAAAGGTAGAATAATATTGTTGCAAAATATTGCTACAAAGGATGTAAATGCACAGAATATGCTTAGGGAAAATAATTTATTTTTAAACATTTGTAACTCCACTAAAGGATTTTCTCTTTTCTTTTCCACAATAATAAATGCTATAAAGGAACTAATTGCTACTATAAAACCTAATAAAATTATTGGATCCGTAAAACTACGACTTAAGCCTTGACTTAAAGCTACAAACAATGGAACTATAGTAAGTATTAATAGTATAGAGCCTATACCGTCTAACTTTCCCTTAGCTATTTTGTGACCTTCAGGGAATAGTTTAAAAGCAAAAAATAAAGCTACCAAGCCAATAGGTACATTTATCAAAAATATAAATTCCCAGCTAGCCGTACCTACTATAAGTCCACCTAGTCCTGGTCCTACTAAAGAACCTAATGCTACAGTAGTTGCTGAAAGTCCAAGTGCTTTTCCTCTTTCATTTTTAGGAAATACCTCTGCAATAATGCCTTGATTATTAGCCATAGTTCCAGCTGCCCCCGTGGCTTGTATTATTCTTGCTATAATTAATAATGGAAAAGAACTTGTTATACCACATAACAAGGATCCAAATGTAAATAAACCTAATCCGAACTTAAATACCTTAGTTTTTCCAAGCATATCTCCTAGCCTTCCGAAAATTAACACTAGCCCAGCTATAACAACTAAGTAACTTGTCACTACTAATTGAATATTAGATGTCTCCACATTTAAATCTTTAGCCATTTTAGGTAATGCTACATTTACAATACTACTATCTAAAGATGCCATAAACATTGATATTACTACTATCGTCAGTATGGTCCATTTATTCTTATTTTTTGTTGATTCCATTTGGATTCCTCCTAATTCCATTCATCTCCTTTTTATATACATAATCTAACTCTATAAGTTTTGTTATTACTCTTTCTGACATTGCCATATTCAAATAAATTTATACATTTCTAAAAATTTTGCTATTGATAATTATTAAATACATGATTTCTTATTTCATAACTGTTTCAAAAAAACTATTGATAAAATAGTTTATTTTATCATTTATATAAAAAGTCTACGTTATTTATGATACAGTTCTCCGTACCTTGTGTAAAGGATGCCTTTTTTTACTTTTATATTTACTTACATTAATTCATACATTTAAATCCTTATATAATTCTCTCTAATATTATTTATAACCATTGTCTAAATAAATTAATATGTTTAAGAGCCTAGAATCACCTGTTTATTCTTTCATATATTTCTATTTTTCCTTTTCATTCAAGTTAGTCTTGACTTTTCCAATTTACAATTGTAGACTTCATTGTATAGAGGTTATGAAACTTCTTTAGGAAAATAGTCCTTTGTCTGATAGTGAAATTATATCTTCTTTATCAGATAAAATGAGTTGGTCACACCAAACTATAAAAACTTTCATAAATAAACTTCTAAATAAGCAAGTAATATCATTTGAGAAATCTAGGAGAAGTTATCCTTACTATCCTTTAGTTTTTTATAATGGGTATGTAAAATCAAAAAATAAGTCTTTTCTTAAAAAAGTCTTAAAGATATCTTGTTATATGAGGATGAATCAGTGCAATATGGAATGACTATATTAAATATTTTCAAATCTTTTATAAATATTAGCTAAAAGCAAAACCTTAGCTTATATTTTTATGAAAATAGAAACCAAATTGAAAGGAGAATTATGATGATAAAACATTTTAAAAAAGGTTCTTATAAAATGTCTGCTATGAGTATTGCGGTACTTACGTTACTTGGTTCTGTGACCGTAGCAAGTGCTGACAATAACATACTAAACCCTAGTACAGATGCATCTGTAAGCCAAAATGTAATAAAAAAAGATGATGATGACTTTAAGTTATCAGATACTAAATATGAGTTTGATCGTTTAGATAGAGTGCACGATTTTGTAAACTTTGAATTTAAAGTTCCTACTTATTTACCATCAGAATATAATTTACTTAATATAATTGTTAATGGAGTTGCTAATGGTACTACACATAGAACTATTGATAACTTAGTAAGTATTAATTTTGTTAAAGACTACACTGGCTATTTTGCTCCTAGAAAACAATTCGAGTTTTTAGTGTCTAACGAAACTCTTGTACCTCATTTAAAAGATATCTATGAAAACTACCATTATAGATCTAGTTCTAATGAAGCTATTAATGTTACAGTAAACTATAGTGAAGAGCCTATGACTATTTCTAATGTAAATGGTATAAATCTCACGATAAAAAGTGACCATATTGCTGAAGAAATAATAGAGAACTTTGGTACTGATAGCCAAAAGGTAGTAAAACTTGATAAGCCTAAAGAAAAAGGCAAAAAGTTATCTAAATACTTTATATGGAATAACGAAGGCATATGGTATGGAGTTCAATATTATCATAAGTATGAAAGCATCGATTCACCTGAAAATAACACTTATTTTGAAGAGCTTCAGAAGAATGATATAGAGCAAATGGTACTTTCTCTAACAAATTCTAAAAACATACCTAAAGATATATATAAAGATAAATATACATCTGTAGATGAACATTATGATACTGGTATAAGAATATATAATAAGAAAGATTTAATAAGAAAGATTTAATAAGAGCTGGAGATATTCTTGGTTTTTCACCTAAGTTTCCTTTAACTTTACCGAAAAATCTTGTACCTAAAATGTCTCTTACAAGTGAAGGTTATAACCCAAGTTATCCTGATGAGTTTCAACGTATATTAACACTTGAAACATTTTATAGTGATGGAAAAAAAGACATCATTCCAGCATCAATGGTACGTTTTCGTCAAGGAAAAAATGCCTACTATTATGATCTTTTAGAAAAAGAACTTAAAAATCCTGACTCCAAAGAAGTGAAAGATGCTAACGCCAGATTAATAACAATAGATGGAATCCAAGTTATTTCCTATGTGTATAAGAATGGGACTGATGTTACAGATCAACTTTATATGTGGAAACAGGGTGGAATTCTAAACCAAGTAAGATTCCCTAAAGAACTTCTTGCATATGAACAAGATGCTTTAAACGAAGTGGAGGATCATGAGGAGATAGTAAAAGCTCTCATGAAGTAGTTTATTTAACCTATTAAATTTTATTGTTAAATACTAACCAGATAATTCTTGTCAAATTAGAGATATATTTTATCTTTTTTACCAACTATAAAGGTCTTCATAGACCTTTATAGTTTTAATGAAATATTAATATTACATTATAAAATCTAATTATTATATTTTTAGGGATTCGATAGTGTGAACTTAAAGACAAAAGTTAAAAATCTAAAAGATTTTGATGTTTAAAAAATTAAAATGCTTAATATATTAAGCATTTTAATTTTTAATACTTTTCACTTTGTTTTGGTAACTTTTCAGCATATAGTGTTAATGCAATGGATGGTATTTCATTAGTCTAAAAACTGCTGCCAGGTTGTTTCAAAAATTCAATCTCTTCTGGAGTGGATTCACGATTGAGAGCTTTATTACGATGAGGATAACGACCAAATCGATCTATAATTTCTTTATGACGATATTCATATTCAGCTGTTTCTTTATCAGATAACTCTTCAAATAGAACAACTGCTTGTTCATGTATTCCAGATGATTCTGAATGCATAAACGGCATAATCATAAACTTCTTTTCTTCTTCTAACATTTCAGTAAAGCCAGGTTGTCTTATCGCCTCCTGAGATAAGACTAGGGCCATTCCATCCTGAGTAAATGCACACGCCTTTTGACGACATAAGTTTCTAGAAAACTGGTCTAATACAATAATTTCTGCTAAACGCCCATATAGTGATACACGCCAGTCCGATAATAGTCCCTGACATCCACTTTGCCAGATATCATAAAACTTATCGTATATTTCATTATCAAAAGCTTCATCTTTTTTAAACCAGTAAGGTTTATTTTTTGGATTAAACCAGAAATCTAGAACCATCTTCCATGGCTCATTTGAAAAGATTACCTCTTCTTTATCACTTATTTCATTCACAGAAGTTCGCCTCCATTTCTTTTTTATCTTATATTAAATACGGTATTTTTTAACAATGTATTCTTGTTAATCATATCATATTATATTTTCTATAATTAGTCTAATATACAGTACATTTCTTCATTAAGATTCTACAGCTTCAGTGATACAAATAATTAACAAGCTATATCATTTACTTATGATACATTACTTGATAGCCAAAGTGACTTCGATCTTTAGATTTTTTATTTATAATGTATTCTTTCTCTAAGCTTTCTTATTGCTATCTGTTCCTCTTCACTCAAACTCATCATATACTTTTTAAATTCATAATGCCATTCTTTTTCATATTCATCTTCAAAAGTTAAATCATATATATCCTTAGATAAAAGAATAATTTCAATTTGAGATAAGCTTTTAAAGTAATAAATATACTCATCTCCAAATAAACAATCCGCGCTTAACATATCTACTAAATCTTCCATACTCTTAATTTTATTTTTAATTAATGTAATTTTATCTTCAATTAAAGAGCAATCCCGAATTTCTTCACTTAACTTTTTAAATTCAGTATTTGTCATTTTCTTTCCATCAATATATTCAATTGCTTCATCCTCATTTCCCTCATCAAAAGATATAAATACTGTCTCTAATCTATTCAATTCTATGCCTTGGCTTATTAGCGAAGTTACTTTTAATGTTGACTTTTTAATATAGTTTATCAATGCTTCGTTTTTAATACTTAAAGTACTACAGCATGTTTTTGCATGTTGTAATAACTCTTCTTGTAATTTTTCTAAAGATAACTTTTTTAACTTATTTTTTATATACTTTCTTTCAGTATCATTAATACTAAGATTATTCAAATCCCTTCCACAGATGATTACTCCTAGTGAATTAATTAATAGTAATTCAAATACATTTATTAATAACAGTTCACATTTTTTATCATAGCTCTTTAATAACTTGTTTATTTCATCAATGTTAAAATTATTACAGAACTCATTTTCTAAGTTCAATTTATCTAAATAGTTATATATATATTCAACACCTGTATATTTTATATTATCTATACAAAGCTGATAATCTATTGATCCTGAAGTTTCATGAGCAGCAAAAAAAATATCATACTCTTTAAAAAACAACTTAAGTCCATAGTATATAGTATCGTTATATGAGTAGTTATCGATTCTAAGCTTGTCATCATTAATTTTATTAAACAATTTCTTACACTCTAATACTTGTGCACTAATTAAATCCTGACCCGTTTTTAGTATATCTGATAATCTAGTATGCTTTAACTCGTCTATTAACATATCCATATTATCAAAAGTTTTTAAGTAAATTCCTATAGTATAGTCAATGCATTGTAAAATATTTTCAGCCACTTCTACCATAACTGAACTACTCTCATCTTTTGTATAATATTCTAACTTTACCTTTAGAAGTTCCATTCTTTCATAATGGATATTGCTTAAAACATTTTCATCTAGCTTTCCTTTCTCATAACAATTCACTAAAACATCCTTAAAAAAATATTCATCACTAAAGCTATCTCTTGTAAGATGATCATATTCTTGAATATTGCTAACGTTTCTCATATTATATCAATCCTTTTCATTATCAAGATTTGTATAATCTTTTACACCACTTCTTATATTGTCAGCAATCTTATATAATGCTTTTCCTTCTAAAAGCTCCAGTGATCCCTGACAATAGTTATTAAAACTCTCTTTCATAATTTCTATTAGTTCATCATCACTTATATAATCTAGGGTTTCGTTCTTATAGTTATAAAAAATCTCCACAAGTTCATTTATTGTATCACTATAATTATATTGTGATATATATGGAGAATCACAGAAAGCTATAACAATTTTATTTATAATTTGACCATTAAATTCTATCCTTCCACTTTTCTTAAGTGCTATATTTCTCGTTTTAATAATTTCTTTGACATCTTCTGTAGAGAGCTTTAATCCATATTCACTTGTATGTTCATTACACTGGAGTATGTCATTAAAAACTTGCTCCTCTAGTAAGTTATTCTTAAATAAATCAATAAAATCTTTCATATTAAAACTTCCTTTCAAAATTTATTGACTTTCATTTAGAAATGTGATATGATTAAAATATTATGATATAATTGCTATAATAGTGTATTTTATCATTTATGTTTTCCGTTGTCAATATTGTATATAAAAAAGAGTATCTATATAATCAAGATACTCTTTTCTTAGTTTATTGAATAATTCTTTTCACTATTATCCAAAGTATAACCTTAGACAATTTTAATATAATATTTTTAAAAAACTTGTGAAATATAAAGTGTTGAATTTTACTAGCTTTATTACTTCTAAATTTATATATTCAATAAAGTACTTCTTATATAAATCTAATATTTTTTTATGATCATTTTAAATAAACCTTTAGTAGACTACTCCACGTCAATCCTATAGTTTGATCTAGATGAAACTTTGGTTTTCCAAATAACTCATATCAACAATTTAAGAAAAGACTATTTCATTTATATTATAGTATTCAAGTTAAAACTAAAGCTTCCGTAGATGATGACTATAGTTGTTGTATGCTTTTTTCTCTTAGTTAACTTCAATGGTAAAAACAAAGAATTCCTTAAACTTATACAATTCCCTATCTGGCATATTGTTCTTATCTAGCAATTTATTTTTGACATTTTCAACTGATACTCTTCTAATGATATATGGCCTCCGGCAAATTGATTTTCTAGTATTGTCATCTTTTCAGTTTTTGTTAAAACCCTTTCATTGTCAATATTAATAGCATTTTCTTCACCTTCCAGAGGAGCTAGTATATGCTTAAGTTTATCATATGCTTCAAAATATCGAAGTCCAAATATTCTTTGTGAAGCTGCATTTAAGTGAATACCGTCTGGATTAGGTGTTAATCCTGATGCTGTCACAAAGTAGCAGTTCTTATGTGTATTAGCAAACTGTAGAAGTTCCTGATTAATTTCGGAATATTCAGGAAAATATTCACCTAAAAAACCTTCTCCTAAATAGTCTCCAATTCCACCCATGATAATAGGTATATCTGGCTCACCAAGTTGTTTACGAAATTCTTCAGTAATTTTTAAAAACTTCTCATGATAAAGTTTATAGAGCCCCGACATAGAATCACTTTCACCTTGATGCCATAGGATTCCTTCTAATTTACTATTTTGCTGAGCTAATTTTGCCTGTAGTATAGCATGCTTAAATAACGATCCATCTACTGACCAATCATCTAAGCTTGCACCACCTTCGGCACAAGGTATCAATCCTATTTCTTCATTTTTATTTTCTCTACACCATGCAGCTGCAAAAGAAGCAGCGGGACCAATACCAGCATAAGGTCTATCATAGTTTATAGGTTCCATCATGATTTGCCATAGCCCATTACGTAACACTTTTATATGTTCATTACAAATTATAGGAACATCTTTTAAAAATCCACGACCAGCCATATTCGATTGACCAACCATCAAAAAAGAATGTATCATAAATATTTTTCCTCCTTGTATTTATCAAGAATTCTTTACAAATTAATTTTTCGTTATTCAAAATATATGAATTCTTTGATTATAGTTATTATTTCTTCTCAATAAAAAATATCAATCTTAGTATTTGATAATATTTTTAAAGTTATTTAGTCTAATTCCAATATAGTCTAGAACATCTTTTTCCTTAATGTAATTTTTATAAAATATTTGTTGAATGTATATTAGGACTTGCTATAAAGTACTAATGAATTATACATTTATTTTATAATTTAAAGCACTATAATCACAGTCTTAAAAATAGATATATTTATTTTTTCCTATCTAAAAAAGAGATCTTACCAAAATGGTAAAATCTCTTTTGCTTCATTTTTTCACTATTTTTCTTACTGAATCATATGATAAACAATATTTCTTAGCGATATCAGTTATTGTCGCTCCATTTTTATATTGATTGATTATCTCACTATTACGCTTCTTATAATATTCTCTTGAACCACTATTCTCTCCCCACTTACGTTTTTCCCTATTAGTCGGAATGTATAGTAGCTCCCCATCTACATAGTTCAAAATTTCGTTCAATAACTCTTTTGGAAGCACATCTGCTGCATTAATATATTTCATATCCCTACTCCTTTACTTAACTAGTTAAATAAAGTGCAGAATTGGCAGCTAATGCAACTTTTTATCCCACGCAGTTCGTTGCATTTCTACTATTCTGCATGGGTATAAGCACTATGTAGTTTATTTTCATATTTCAGTTTCATAAACATACTACCACCTCCAAAATCGTCGAATTAATACATGTTGTTAGTATATCATACTTAGTATTTCTATAAGTTTTTTAATATTTAATTTCATGTAGATATTTTTCTTATTTATTTATGATAAGGCTAATCGCAATAGATATAATATAGACTTTTATTTCTTTAATAAGCATTAAATTTATCATTTATAACACTCTGTAATCAACCTTTTTATCGTTTCCAGACCTCATATTTTTTATCTTCACTTCATTTTTTATCATCTCTTCTTCTCCAATTAATATCACATTTTCTATACCTAGCTTATTAGCATAATTCATTTTTTTCTTCAGTGAATTATCCTCAAAATATACTGATACACCATAACCTTTTTCCTGTAGATATCTCATAACCTTTATACAATAGCCGATTGTGTCTCCAATTGGAATTATTAAATAATTTAATTTATTTTTTATTTTATAATTCTCTATAAAACCTATTTCTTTTAATACAAAAAATAATCTTGTTATTCCTATTGAGATACCAACACCTGGTAATAAGTTCTCTGTATAGTTTTCTGCCAAATTATCATATCTTCCACCTGAACAAATTGAACCATAATTTTCATTTCCTACTAGTACTGTTTCAAAAACAGTTCCAGTATAGTAATCTAGTCCTCTAATAATTTTTAGATTTATTCTAAATTGTCCGTCATCTACACCTAAGTCTTCTAGCATTGATTTAACCTGACTTAGTTCATTTATTCCTTCAATAAAATATTCATTTTTAATATCAAGTTTCAATAATTCATCTAATATTTTTTGATTAGTTCCTTGAATATTAAATATTCTATTTAAATATTTACTTTTTTCATGACCTATAATACTTATAAGCTCCTCTTCAAAACATTTTGAGCCAATTTTATCATACTTATCGACTAAGATCATTACATCTCTGGTGTTTTCTATCTCTAATTCACTTAGTATTCCTTTTAATATTTTTCTATTACTAACTTGAAACTCATAGTTTTCTATTCCTATCTCTCTAAATGCTTTGTCTGCTAAACTTATAACCCAAGCATCATTATATATACTTAACTTATCTTTACCAATAACATCAACATCACATTGATAAAACTCTCTATATCTACCCTTCTGATTTCTCTCACCCCTATACACTTTTCCTAATTGATACCTTTTAAAAGGAAAGATTAAATCATTATAGTATTGTGCTACATATCTGGCAAAGGGTACTGTTAAGTCGAATCTTAATGCTAAGTTATTTTTACCCTTTTGAAAGCTATATACTTGCTTTTCTGTTTCTCCACCACTCTTAGCAAGTAGAACCTCTGCTTTCTCTATTATTGGTGTATCCATAGACATACAGCCATTTTTTTCATAAACATCTGTAATTTTATTTACTATATCATTAAATATTTCTTGCTCTTTTGGTAATAGTTCCATAAATCCTGCTAATATACTTGGTTTTATAATATTCTTACTCATCTCATTCACTCCATATCTAATTTTATTTCTGCACAACAAAAAACCATGTAGGCAAATATCCCACATGGTTCAATAAATTATGATTGCACTTAATTTATCATCACCTAGAGATACAAGCCTACTCAAATAGACTTGTATCTGCCTCAACAGACCAAGTCTCTAGTGATGATGATGTATTGAATTAATATCTTTTATAATAAGTGCTTTCATAATATTCCTCCTAAATTTATTTTAGTAACATTGTATATAATATTATCGAAAATATCAATCATATTATTTTTTGTATTATTTATTCATATATCAAAATAATTTATATCAACATCTCAAGTAAAGTTCTCCTTTATTTATGATACAATTCACCGTACTATCAATAAATGATAAATGCCTTAATTTTAATCTAACCAGCTTCAAAGTCTTGTAATCTAGAAGCTTTCCCGATAAGTGACAGACTAGCACCTAGCGCACACTTTGGCTTCTGTTTTGCAAATAACTGATTGTACTTTATTATAAAAAATGTGTCAATTTTCCGTAATACGTCAGATCTAATCGATGCATAGCTCGAGTACAAGCAACGTACAGCATGCTTCTATCCAAATCCGTATGATAAGTTGCAGAACAAACGGAAGGTACTATTACTTGGTCAAATTCTAACCCCTTGGCCATATGAGCTGTTGTAATAATTATTCCATCCTTAAGCTCAGTGCTACCAAAGTCCAGTAAGAAAACATCGTTGTATTTATCTTTGACTTGTTGGTAAATATCGTCTGCCTGCTCTTGTGTTTTGCATACAATTCCTAGGGAACTGTAGCTTGATTTTAAATAGTCATTAATTAAATGTCTGATCTCTTCCCATTGACCCTCTAAATTTGCACAGTTCCTTATTATAGGCTCTTTACCATGTCTCTCAATTGGAATCAATTTGCTGTTGCTTTTTATTTTCTGTGCAAAATTTGTGATTTCAATCGTAGAGCGGTAGCTTTTGCATAATTCCATACAGTCGGAATCCACAAAAACACTTTTTAAAATCTCAAGCGAGGATGCACTATGAGGATTAACCGATTGAAAGCTGTCGCCTAAAATCGTCATTTTGCAGTCAAATAGCTTCTTTATAACTGCATATTGTATAGGAGTATAGTCTTGCATTTCATCCACTAACAAGTGCTTTACATGTTTAAATTCTGTTTCCGATCCTTCGAAAAACATTTTTGTATATATATAAGGAAATACATCAGCATACTCAAGTTTATCTTTCTGTATCAACTGGAATAGTTTCGGATTTTCAATATGATCATAGAAATTCTTGTATAACGAAAGTGCATCCTTGAATTTGTACATTTTAAGGATAGCGGTCTTAATCTTTTTTGTAATTGGATATCTTATTCTTTTACCATCATTTGTTTTTATGTTTTCTATAATATCTTTTGATATTTTCTCCAGTCGTTTTTTTACAGGCATCCTTTTTAGAGTTATAAAGCTTATCATCAAATACTCTTTTGATACGTTGATACTTTCAATGCAAATATCCGCGGGAGAAAAGTATTCAGTGTTTGCCTTCTCTAGATACGAATCAAGATCTCTTACAAAATCTAAAGTAGCTTTGTATCTGATGCGTTCAATGGCTCTATTATCCCCTGAGCTCATCAAATCCGTAACTTGCTGGCTGAAGGATTGAAAACCCAGCCTTCCTGCCAGTTCGTCTGTTGCAACTTCCTCCATTGCCATTTCCATGATTTCTTCTTCACCCAACTCTGGTAAGACGTTTGAAATATAATCAGAGAAGACTTGATTTGGCGAAATGATCAAGATATCTTTCGAAGTCAGCTTCTCTTTGAAGCGATATAGCAAAAATGCAACCCTGTGCAACGCGATGGACGTTTTTCCAGAGCCAGCCACCCCCTGAATAATTAATATCTCCGATCTATCATTTCGGATAATGCTGTTTTGTTCTCTTTGTATTGTAGCTACAATGTTTTTCATCTTCTCATCAGAAGTACGACTAAGCTCCTTTTGCAAAACATCGTCTCCTATATTCAACGCACTCTCCAGCATATACTCCATATGACTATTTTTAATCTTGTATTGTCTTTTCAAGCAAATATCACCACAAATCCTTCCCATGGGTGCATTGTAATATGCTTTGCCTATTTCAAAATCATAAAACATGCTGGAAACTGGTGCACGCCAGTCATAGATCAGCATCTCGTTCCCACTTTCTTCTTCGAAGGAATGCATTCCAATGTAAAAAGATGATTCTTGTATTTCACCATTCTCATGGAAATCGATTCTCCCGAAATATGGAGATTCTATCAGCTTAGCTATTTTTTGTTTTTTGACAATAGCTCTTTCTCCAAAATCAATGGTTTCATGTACAGAAATACGGTTTGCCGCTTTTTCAGCTTGATCCATCTGCGCAAGGTTTTCCCAGATATATTTCTTCGTTTCTTGAATCTCATCGGCATAACTGGATATCTTTTGGTCAATAGTCTGGTATGTTGCTTTCAATTTTTTCAATATCTCATGTAGATACTGTCTTTCGTCTTTCTCTGTCCTATTAAACATAGACTTACTCCCCCCCTTATTAAATCAAAGGTAATTATAATGCTTTCTAAAGAAAAGTACTAGACTTTTTCTTCGCTTTATTATATTCTATTGCTATAGTATGCCCATACATATTATGGTAATATTTTCCTGAAATATCGGGACTTTCATTGATATGTTTACCTAAAAATTCAAATAAATCCTCAATTATAATCTCATATTCATTATTGTGATTAGTAATGATATCAATATTACTCTTATAATCATATCTACAAGTTTCTCTATTAATTAATTCTATAATTACATCATTTATATCACTAAAATACCTATATATTCTACCTTTACTTAAACCTGCTTGCTTTATAATGTCTAGCATAGTTATTTCATATAATGGTTTTGTTGAAATATTATAAACATCGCCCCTATAATTTTAGTTCTCTTTTTGTATG
This window harbors:
- a CDS encoding MFS transporter, yielding MESTKNKNKWTILTIVVISMFMASLDSSIVNVALPKMAKDLNVETSNIQLVVTSYLVVIAGLVLIFGRLGDMLGKTKVFKFGLGLFTFGSLLCGITSSFPLLIIARIIQATGAAGTMANNQGIIAEVFPKNERGKALGLSATTVALGSLVGPGLGGLIVGTASWEFIFLINVPIGLVALFFAFKLFPEGHKIAKGKLDGIGSILLILTIVPLFVALSQGLSRSFTDPIILLGFIVAISSFIAFIIVEKKRENPLVELQMFKNKLFSLSIFCAFTSFVAIFCNNIILPFYLQDVMSYTPQHAGLILMIYPLILTVVAPISGHLSDKIGSEILTFIGLVLTSLGLMLMSTLNENSVLLSIVMFMGTMSIGVGLFQSPNNSLIMSTVAKDKLGIAGSINALIRNLGMVCGIALATTLLYSRMSYKIGYRVTDYVVGRNDVFIYGMKTVYIAASIICFVGTILTFFRLIRKK
- a CDS encoding sialate O-acetylesterase, which gives rise to MIHSFLMVGQSNMAGRGFLKDVPIICNEHIKVLRNGLWQIMMEPINYDRPYAGIGPAASFAAAWCRENKNEEIGLIPCAEGGASLDDWSVDGSLFKHAILQAKLAQQNSKLEGILWHQGESDSMSGLYKLYHEKFLKITEEFRKQLGEPDIPIIMGGIGDYLGEGFLGEYFPEYSEINQELLQFANTHKNCYFVTASGLTPNPDGIHLNAASQRIFGLRYFEAYDKLKHILAPLEGEENAINIDNERVLTKTEKMTILENQFAGGHISLEEYQLKMSKINC
- a CDS encoding DUF6323 family protein, whose amino-acid sequence is MKDFIDLFKNNLLEEQVFNDILQCNEHTSEYGLKLSTEDVKEIIKTRNIALKKSGRIEFNGQIINKIVIAFCDSPYISQYNYSDTINELVEIFYNYKNETLDYISDDELIEIMKESFNNYCQGSLELLEGKALYKIADNIRSGVKDYTNLDNEKD
- a CDS encoding DUF6179 domain-containing protein; the encoded protein is MRNVSNIQEYDHLTRDSFSDEYFFKDVLVNCYEKGKLDENVLSNIHYERMELLKVKLEYYTKDESSSVMVEVAENILQCIDYTIGIYLKTFDNMDMLIDELKHTRLSDILKTGQDLISAQVLECKKLFNKINDDKLRIDNYSYNDTIYYGLKLFFKEYDIFFAAHETSGSIDYQLCIDNIKYTGVEYIYNYLDKLNLENEFCNNFNIDEINKLLKSYDKKCELLLINVFELLLINSLGVIICGRDLNNLSINDTERKYIKNKLKKLSLEKLQEELLQHAKTCCSTLSIKNEALINYIKKSTLKVTSLISQGIELNRLETVFISFDEGNEDEAIEYIDGKKMTNTEFKKLSEEIRDCSLIEDKITLIKNKIKSMEDLVDMLSADCLFGDEYIYYFKSLSQIEIILLSKDIYDLTFEDEYEKEWHYEFKKYMMSLSEEEQIAIRKLRERIHYK
- a CDS encoding BlaI/MecI/CopY family transcriptional regulator, which gives rise to MSDSEIISSLSDKMSWSHQTIKTFINKLLNKQVISFEKSRRSYPYYPLVFYNGYVKSKNKSFLKKVLKISCYMRMNQCNME
- a CDS encoding helix-turn-helix domain-containing protein gives rise to the protein MKYINAADVLPKELLNEILNYVDGELLYIPTNREKRKWGENSGSREYYKKRNSEIINQYKNGATITDIAKKYCLSYDSVRKIVKK
- a CDS encoding DUF924 family protein, with amino-acid sequence MNEISDKEEVIFSNEPWKMVLDFWFNPKNKPYWFKKDEAFDNEIYDKFYDIWQSGCQGLLSDWRVSLYGRLAEIIVLDQFSRNLCRQKACAFTQDGMALVLSQEAIRQPGFTEMLEEEKKFMIMPFMHSESSGIHEQAVVLFEELSDKETAEYEYRHKEIIDRFGRYPHRNKALNRESTPEEIEFLKQPGSSF
- the hisS gene encoding histidine--tRNA ligase, whose amino-acid sequence is MSKNIIKPSILAGFMELLPKEQEIFNDIVNKITDVYEKNGCMSMDTPIIEKAEVLLAKSGGETEKQVYSFQKGKNNLALRFDLTVPFARYVAQYYNDLIFPFKRYQLGKVYRGERNQKGRYREFYQCDVDVIGKDKLSIYNDAWVISLADKAFREIGIENYEFQVSNRKILKGILSELEIENTRDVMILVDKYDKIGSKCFEEELISIIGHEKSKYLNRIFNIQGTNQKILDELLKLDIKNEYFIEGINELSQVKSMLEDLGVDDGQFRINLKIIRGLDYYTGTVFETVLVGNENYGSICSGGRYDNLAENYTENLLPGVGISIGITRLFFVLKEIGFIENYKIKNKLNYLIIPIGDTIGYCIKVMRYLQEKGYGVSVYFEDNSLKKKMNYANKLGIENVILIGEEEMIKNEVKIKNMRSGNDKKVDYRVL